The window GAGCTCTATGGAGATGAATCATACCAAGCAAAATGGCCCTAGAATAGTAGATAAAGAGAAAAGACGAGAGAGTAGATTAGGAAATGATTTACAATGTACTAAAAAATTAGTGTAGGAATGGACTTCATTGAATGCCAATGCTCACATAAGGTAATGGAACTAAACCTTActttatgtgaaatgacatcAATTGCCCTTATAATAGAGTGGAAACTAGTTGTGTTGAAGGGAAAATAAAGTAAGGTTACATACTTGGTTACAAATAGATCAatagtttaattagttttcaAAATATCCCATAAAATATAAGGAGATTTGATCataatattttttctctctccttaaaaGTATTaacaaaaagggaagaaatttttttttttttaatactaacTTTATAGATGATGTAACTAAATTACTTAatcaatgaattttcttttctctttgttcATACAAAAAGGAGAAGATTTTACTGTCAGGTCGTATGGCCCCTACAGGAGGATTAATGAGGAGGTGCATGGATCTACAAAGATGGATGGGGCTGTCATTTTGCCCCTTGTGTGTGAATTAGGGAGATACTATGAGacagtgttattttttttttctcttagttaaaaatatatataaataacacATAGGCTATGCCATCTActtgagaaattttttcttagaaaaaagTTCTCTGAGCCTAAAGTGTAATGCAATCCTTCTCACATGAGATTGTTATATGAtacttttttaaataaaaatgaataattaaaaaaaaaatcattgtgtcaAGCTGTAGAGAATTTTTCTTGCTTAGAAAATTCtgtccctttcttttttattagaGGGGAATTTTTCTTCACCTATAACTCTACATTCGTATTTTTACCCCGCAAATTCCATATGCACAATTTATCTTTTGGGTAAAATACATTCATAATTGCCAAAacccttacttttttttttttatttgatagtaAAAACTAAATGCATTCATATTCTTCGTTGgccgaaaggaaaaataaacacTATTTGTGAAAGGGGTTGTTAGAACTTTCTATCGGCTTCCAGACAAATCAAGAACCTTCTCGAACACGAATGCTCCAAAAGTCTCTCGAAACTTCACAACTCGTTCTCAGCTGCCCTGCCGCACTATAAAGCCATCTTCGAACTATCTCCGTCACAGTAAAAATTGAGAGCAAGTTGAAACAATCAAAGAAATCTCCAACAATCCACACCGAAGGAGCAGCAGCTCAGCATCTCTAAGCCATTTGGAGTTCTCGAATTTCGTTCTGCGACAACCGTAAAAAGGGAGCAGAGAAGGAACAGCATAATGGATATCAGGCTAATGGGTTTGGACGGTCCTTTAATCTCGACGCTGCAACACATGCTCGACGGCTCCGAAGAGGCGGAGAAGTCCTCCAACGCTCCCACTCGAACTTACGTCCGAGACGCCAAGGCAATGGCTTCCACCCCTGTTGACATTAAGGAGTATCCCAACTCATACGCCTTCATCATCGACATGCCTGGGCTCAAGTCCGGCGACATCAAGGTTCAGGTGGAGGACGACAATGTGCTACTCATCAGCGGAGAGAGAAAACGAGAGGAGGAGAAAGATGGGGCAAAGTATGTTATGATGGAGCGCAGGGTGGGCAAGTTCATGAGGAAGTTCGTACTCCCTGAGAATGCCAACACAGATGCCATCTCCGCCATCTGCCAGGACGGTGTGCTCACCGTCACCGTCCAGAAGCTGCCTCCACCGGAGCCGAAGAAGCCCAGGACCATCGAAGTCAAGATTGGCTGAGGCTTGCATATATTGGGCTTCTTCTATGTTATCGTCCCTCATCTTCCCGCAGGATAGGAAGCAAGGTTGTGACGAGTAACATGGGATGGGAGACACAATAATCGTTAGCAGAGGGCTTGGGGTTTAGAGTATCAGTGTTTGTGtgagctttctttttcttgtttgtgGTTTTCTCTCAACTGGTTTGGGGGTTTATGGTCGTCTTCCGATGAAGAAGATGACTGCCCTGTTTTAGTTATTTCTTATTGTCCAATGAGACTGTATTTACCCGTTAAattcgactttttttttttttttttttttgatctgtCAATCAACAACTGagctaaaattatttaaaactgaaactaattaatgTCATTTTATATGCTATGCAGCCTGGTattgatctttcttcaaaaagTCTATCATATATTCAAACATTATATGACATCTACTCTGCCACATAGAGGGAagatgtgtttatttttgacaaaaataaataaattagatcTTACATAAAATATTGCGGAGAGGGTTTAGTAAAAGATTGGTGCACTGAGCCACTGACAGAAGCACCGGAATGGATGAGATTTCTGCTTTTTATGAGGGTGGAGTTGTCATTTTGCTTTCCATCCTGTCCGGAATCTGGATCCCGCTCCTCTCCTTATACACAATCGCCATGTCTTGTCCAGGTCTATTTGAACGTTTGACACGTGTTCGTTAATCATCCCATGGTTGTCATCCTTTCCTAAGAAAAGATCACTCATCTTCACTGTTAGCCCATACCCGATGTTTCTCTCCTTACCCCTCGAATCCTTCTTTCTTACGAACCTTCTCGTTGTGCTTCCGCTTTCAGaggtttctctttctctctctctcccctatttcttctttgtttctctgtgtttgatttggtttggctTTTGAAAATGGCGATTGTATGGGGGTTTATTGTGTTCAATGTTTATGCTTGACTCTGGGAAGAAAAAGTTCAAGAGAGGGTTCAAGCGGAGATTCAAAGGCAAGTGAAGGGAAGATCGAAGCAGAGGCTTAGCTTCCACTATGACCCTTTCAGCGACGCACTCAACTTCAATAATGGCGACTCTGGCTTTTTTTGT is drawn from Macadamia integrifolia cultivar HAES 741 chromosome 7, SCU_Mint_v3, whole genome shotgun sequence and contains these coding sequences:
- the LOC122083723 gene encoding 17.9 kDa class II heat shock protein-like; its protein translation is MDIRLMGLDGPLISTLQHMLDGSEEAEKSSNAPTRTYVRDAKAMASTPVDIKEYPNSYAFIIDMPGLKSGDIKVQVEDDNVLLISGERKREEEKDGAKYVMMERRVGKFMRKFVLPENANTDAISAICQDGVLTVTVQKLPPPEPKKPRTIEVKIG